TATTATTTTGTTTGATGTCTACTGTGACTTTTGCAAACACTGAAAAAGGTGGAATTCGTTTTTTTGAAAGGAATAACACTACTCAAAAAGCTGATGATACAGATGATCCAAATTATCCTACTGCAGATCAAGATCCAACACCAATCGATGATTATTTACCATTATTGGTAATAGGGGCAGGATTGGTTGCTTTACGTTTCAGAAAGCAGTTATTAAAAAACTAATTTCTATAAAAAAGAAAGCTTCTCAATTTTGAGAAGCTTTTATTGTTTTTATTCCAAACTGTTAATGATAGCTTTATGCAAAATTTCGCCCATAGTCTTACAATCTTCATACGATTGGTCTTTGTAAAACTTCGCGAAACCTTTTCGTAATTGTTCTATATTTTCATCTTTAGAAATCGTGTCTTTTTTTATGATTTTCATTAAATCTCGAAAACGCTTTGAGCTGTTTGAAATTCTTTTCGTGATCAATGATTTTACTTCTTTTCGATATTGATCGATAGAATTAGGTTTTAAACGATCATTGACTAAATCAACCATTATTCGATTCTCTTTAAAATATTGTGGACGATATATTTTTAGATTTCCTTCATAACATTGTTGATCAAAATCTATTGGTCGAATTCTGTAAATCACTTGATCAAAATCATGGATCGGAATTACCACATAATTATACGAACGCATATCGCCCAAAAGACCAATAAAACAACGTTCATTAAATTTTACAAATTCCTTCGCAATCTGATTTTTTTCTAAATCGTTACATTTATCCAAATCATTTTTAATGAAAACATCGCCTGGTATTCCTAAAATATGTTCCTCAATAAGCGTGTTTTTATACACCAAAAAATTAATTCGGTGCGGAGACAAAATATCTTCTAATTCTAAACCATAAATACGCGAAGCATCTGCTTGTTTAATATAGAAATTGGTATAATTATCATTCAGAATATTTCTCACACGAATTCGGAATGGTTTCGAATTTCCGAATGTACAATAATCAATAGAATCAACAACGAGATAAGGTAACGACTCTTCATCACCATCCGAGTGCAAGTAGGTGTAAATTCTATTCAAACTATCTTGTATTTCTTGATGCTCCGAATCGGTATAATAAACACCCAACCAATGGGTGTCATTTCCTTCTTTATCTTCCAAAGCAACACAGCCCGAAAAACGCATCAAATCATCATATTCTATACTCGCTTTAGTTGTGCGATGATATTTCTCTAAATAATGATTTAATTCGTCACTCACAGGATAAATAGGCTTTCTAAACTCTATTTTTACATCTTTCATTTCATGCTTATTACTCTATACGAAGATAGGTCTAAATTTATTTTTTTATAATTGTAAATTGGATTATTATTTGTTAATTTAAGACCAAATAAAAATCTTAATAAAATGAATATTCAAGTCAGAAATTTGACACTTGAAGATTATAGTGATTTGACTATTTCAACAAAAGAAGCTTATCACAATCAACTTGGAACATGGACAGTTGAAGAAATAAAAGAATTGTTAGCTATTTTTCCACAAGGACAATTGTGTGTTGAAGTTGATGGTAAAGTTGTAGCTTCTGCATTAAGTATTATTGTAAATTCTAAGAAAACAAATCTTGAGTCAGATTACGATACGATTACTTCTAATGGGAAATTCTTGAAACACGATTCTGAAGGTGATATTTTGTATGGAATAGAGGTTTTTGTGCATCCAAATTATCGTCAACTTCGCTTAGGTAGACGCTTATATGATGAGCGAAAAGCATTGTGTGAAGAGATGAACCTGAAGTCGATTGTCGCAGGTGGTCGTATTCCAAATTATTATAAATATTCGAAAGAATTAACACCTCGTCAATATATTGAGAAAGTAAAAAGCAAAGAAATATATGATTCTACGTTGGCTTTCCAAATTTCCAATGATTTTAATGTCAAAAAAATCTTGAAAAATTATCTGAAAGACGATAAAGAATCGTTAGAATATGCGACGCTATTAGAATGGAATAATATCTATTATGAATCAGAATTAACATCAAATTCACCTACCAAACGTAATATTCGTCTTGGATTGGTGCAATGGCAAATGCGTTTGTTTAATGGGTTACAGGATTTTTATGATCAAATCGAATTCTTTGTAAATGCAGTTAGTGATTATGGTTCGGATTTTATCATGTTTCCAGAGTTTTTCAATACACCGTTGATGAGTCCTTACAATCACTTGAAGGAAATTGAAGCGATGCATCAATTGGCAACGATGACAGATGATATTGTAAAGAAAATTCAAGAATTTGCCATCACCTATAATGTCAATATTATTTCTGGTTCGATGCCACATCTAAAAGATGGTAAACTATACAATACGTCTTTTCTTTGTCATCGTTCGGGTAAATTAGATTCGTACAGTAAAATTCATATTACACCAAACGAATTCAAGTATTATGCGTTAAATGGTGGTGATGAAATCAAAGTTTTTGATACGGATTGTGGTAAAGTTGGATTACTAATTTGTTACGATGTCGAGTTTCCTGAATTAAGCAGAATTTTGGCAGATCAAGGAATGGAAATTTTATTTGTTCCTTTCATGACAGATACGCAAAATGGATATACTCGTGTCCGTAGTTGTGCGCAAGCTCGTGCCATAGAAAATGAATGTTATGTTGCAATTGCAGGTTCTGTAGGGAATTTACCACGCGTTAACAATATGGATATTCAGTATTCTCAATCGGCTGTTTTTACGCCTTCAGATTTCTCATTTCCAAATAATGGAGTGAAGGCAGAAGCGACACCAAATGCCGAAATGGTTCTTGTTGCTGACGTCGATTTGTACCTTTTGAAAGAGTTGCATGAATATGGAACAGTAAAAACAATGAAGGATAGACGAAAAGATTTGTACCAAGTGCAATTGATAAAATAACCTAAACAAAACCTCCAAAATGGAGGTTTTGTTTTAGTTCTTATTCTTGTGACTATCTCTTGAATAAGAACAATAATTAACGATATAGATTTTAGGTTCGGTTGAAAATCTATTCTAAATGTAGAACTAAATTTTTATAAAAACAAAACATTTAATATCACAATTCGAATTTTAACATTAATCATAATCATAATTTAATTCTATTTCGAAGATTTGAATATATTTTTTATTGAATTTATTCGGTGCAAATTGATTAAAATAGATTTTTTTTCGGTTATTTGAAAAATGAGGGATTCCTGTTAACTGATGATTGAATGTGTTGTTTTGATAAAGTACGCTCGATTTTTTTTCAGTTAGATCTAAAATGATAATTTTTTGATCACTAAAAAAAACAGCTAATTTTCCATCAACAG
This portion of the Empedobacter stercoris genome encodes:
- a CDS encoding carbon-nitrogen hydrolase family protein produces the protein MNIQVRNLTLEDYSDLTISTKEAYHNQLGTWTVEEIKELLAIFPQGQLCVEVDGKVVASALSIIVNSKKTNLESDYDTITSNGKFLKHDSEGDILYGIEVFVHPNYRQLRLGRRLYDERKALCEEMNLKSIVAGGRIPNYYKYSKELTPRQYIEKVKSKEIYDSTLAFQISNDFNVKKILKNYLKDDKESLEYATLLEWNNIYYESELTSNSPTKRNIRLGLVQWQMRLFNGLQDFYDQIEFFVNAVSDYGSDFIMFPEFFNTPLMSPYNHLKEIEAMHQLATMTDDIVKKIQEFAITYNVNIISGSMPHLKDGKLYNTSFLCHRSGKLDSYSKIHITPNEFKYYALNGGDEIKVFDTDCGKVGLLICYDVEFPELSRILADQGMEILFVPFMTDTQNGYTRVRSCAQARAIENECYVAIAGSVGNLPRVNNMDIQYSQSAVFTPSDFSFPNNGVKAEATPNAEMVLVADVDLYLLKELHEYGTVKTMKDRRKDLYQVQLIK